CTGATCCTTTTCTATGGTGTAAAAAACTGGTCATCACACAGCGTCCGGCCCATTCTTCTCCCAGACATTTCATGACCTGGATCCCCTGGAACAGCCTGTTTTCATTGTCAGCCTTATTTAACAAAATCCGGTATTCCATGGATTCTGCTCCCTTTCTGGTTCCACTGCTGCTTATAAGAATCCGGGCTGCCTGGGCCGGTGTAATAAAACTTTTTTCCGTCTGCCAGCCAAATGCGGCTTTTGCAAGCTCCCACCGGAAGCACGTTTCTTCCCATGGACTGCCGATGGCATCTAAGCCGGCGCATCCGACCACCCCATGGGTGCCTTTTAAAAGAACAGGCTCCCCTTCCCTTGGGATCTTCAGAGGCAGACGCTTTGCTCCGTCCGCCTCCACAAGAAGCACATCGGAAAGGCCTGAAAGCTGCTCCATTTCTGAAAGAGCCATGCCCTTTAATTTTCCCTCACCTGCAGGCTGCCCTGTTACCAGAACCTGGCCTGTATGGTCAGAATGCCATTCCTGATCATCTTTTAAGAAATCTTTTACTGTCCCGGCCTGGTCTGCCAGCACTACCTTACGGTTCTCAGGATAGAATATGTGGGTGCTGGTGGTGACAATTACCCGTTTCCCCATGTCCGCAAGTTCATCGGCCAGGGCAAACATGGCACTTGTCTTACCGCCTCCGCCGGTAAAGCAGATGATCATATGGTCCTTAAGGGGAAAACCCAGGGCTTCCCACAGGCAGCTCCTCCTTGTCACGGCCGTTTTTCCATGACGGCCGTTTAAGGTATAGACACTTTTTAGTCCCATTTATACAGCTCCATACGTTTCTTTCTCGGAACATAAGAACCGGTTTTCTCCAATACCACTTGACCGTCTTTTGCAGCCAGGCGGCC
The nucleotide sequence above comes from Lacrimispora sp. BS-2. Encoded proteins:
- the yqeC gene encoding selenium cofactor biosynthesis protein YqeC; protein product: MGLKSVYTLNGRHGKTAVTRRSCLWEALGFPLKDHMIICFTGGGGKTSAMFALADELADMGKRVIVTTSTHIFYPENRKVVLADQAGTVKDFLKDDQEWHSDHTGQVLVTGQPAGEGKLKGMALSEMEQLSGLSDVLLVEADGAKRLPLKIPREGEPVLLKGTHGVVGCAGLDAIGSPWEETCFRWELAKAAFGWQTEKSFITPAQAARILISSSGTRKGAESMEYRILLNKADNENRLFQGIQVMKCLGEEWAGRCVMTSFLHHRKGSE